The region TTCTATTAACGAATTCTCTATAGTCGACCTTTGGTTGTCATTCACGTTTCTCATATTCTAAATCGTCGAGGAACAaacaagatttaaaaaaaaaaaacaaagacagAGTGAATAACATAATTTGTTTGGTGGTGCTGGATACCTCTAAATCGCCGGTGCTGGAAACCTTCCTCATATGTGCGGCGAAAAAGGTGTTTTCCGGCAAGCTGAAAGCGGTTTGGCCTCGAAAATTCTGGGGTTCCATCAGAGAATTAGGAGCGGTTTGGAAGGGAAAGTTAGGCTTTGTTTCGAAAGAATTGCTACTAAAGCTCCTTTGCAAGTAATTTGCTACATTGTCAATATTAAAAGCAGAATCGAAATCCACTAGAGATTCTTCATTTTTAACAGCCGGAAAACTCAAGCTGCTGGAACTTTGGTACTCGTTTGCTGCATTTGGATCAAATGAGAAAGATGGAAAGTGGGTAGTTTGATAAAGGCTGAGATTTTCAAGCTGGTCCGTTAATGGCGACCCTGAAACCAACTGGTCTGAACAATTGGATTCGTCCATTGGGTTTTGTTGGGTCATCAAAGATTGAAGATTGTAAACGGATGAGGAATCGTAGAGAGGAACCAAAGGAAGATCAAACAGGAAGTGCTCATTGAATGTATCAGGCGGAACAGATATATTGTAAGACATTTGACAACCAAACTGGCTAACTCTTGATTGAATTAAACCTCCCCAAACAGAATTATAGAAACAAAAATTAAGAGAAGTGGGGTTGATTTTGTTTTCCTATTTATTCAAGGCTTTCGCATCACATTCATGCAAGAACAAGACAAAGGTCTATGGCCTTTCAaacaacacacatatatatagactAGACCAGAGGAGATGAAGAATTTCTTTAGCCAATTAGATTATGACATCtggaaaaaatgtttaaaaaaagatttttttttttttgtgtttatacgGGTTTGAGTCaggaatttttttcaattttacgaaatatttttaataaatattttatttcatatattttcaagcgaacatgtttttttttctatttttcaagaAAACAAAAACGAAAATTGTATTTATTTCCTAAAACCAAACATAAATTTGATTTTTCGAAAATTACTGTTGAGGTAAGTTAAATATTTACTCTAGTTTATCATAAGCAAAAGTATGTTCCTTTCATTTCCCttttagaaatttatttaaaatatgtaattttatatatttgtatatttaaatatctaaaatattatttagatatttaaattaaatgttacaaaaaattgaattaattacttAAGAAGTATTTAAAATGTGGATTGAATTTTAGTTTGGTTGGTATCGGTATTGACATTGTTGCTAGTATAAGAGGTAAGggtgagtaaaactcgattcaattcgaaaaaatcgaaaaaaatttcgAAGTTCGAGTAAActcaaataagtaattcgagtttcaagttcgaatcaagttgaattttataattcaaataacagattggtgtaattgccttttggtccctatcaagtttgaaaatgagcaaattgaattaaaaaaaaaaagaaattcaaaataattttcaaaaatacaaaataacttttaaattttaaaatatttataaaattttcaaaaaaaatatccttaaaaatatataaaagaagtttaaaaaattaaaaaattttctagaataataattttgagaacctaaataagttaattaatgattaaagTTTATCGTACTAaagcattttttattattattttgctttgaaaaggttttcaaatatcaaatttaggTGCTCTAACATGAAACTAGTTATGctgtaataagattttaatttaacatgtttaattttttaatttaacttgaataatttcactcgattagactcgacttgaatttcatctcactcgattcgattagaaaaaaatttcaaatcaagttaggatgataaaataggactagtcaactcaattaactcaaaaaaatttcactCAATTCGTCTCacttcgatcgaacgctcacccctagcAAGAGGACATGGGTTTAAATgcgctgaaacgcattatcctctcATTTAAGGGTTCGGGGGTTATGAGTAGCTCtagacattatatatatatataaagcatataTGATAAGATTAAtgtaaaaaaagtatttaaaatttatatttcatacatcaaagtattaataatgaattacaataaaataatttttattataaattaaatcgatatattttttatatatcatagtattaataaatttaaatatcatttaaatgaatattttatcttttcaaaaatatttcttgttaaattaaaatttttaaaaatgatattatatcatACTTTTTAAAGCAATATTAAAGTAATGTAAGTAAACTGTTGTTAAGCATCTATTAGATGgcattatatatataaagcaataattaaaaactaaactGCAGTAAAGTATGATGAAGCATGAAGTCAAGGCCACAAatcatttatttttaaagtctCAATTAAAAATTCAAAGTGTTGCTCACCCATGCCACTTTAGTCATCATGAAGCCTTTCTAGGGCAGAGGGGCTAAGCCTATATAAAGAAATTAATCACCTTTGTCAAAGTAATGTATTAGTATGGTTTGGTGGATCATTtcgaatttatttatatttttaattatttttttatatatttttgttgatGGGTCGACCTTTTCGAAAGATATTTTTAAAGTGTTATCCATTAAGTAGTTAATCGATTTCtcaataaatgaaaatattgttCTTTGATAGAGGCTTTTGTGCGTCAAAATGCCAAGAGCACATACCCAATAGGCCTAATTCGTAAAGTCAAGAATGCATTGATTGGTGATACTTGTAagtaggggtgtgcataattcgggtaaaaccgaaaaaattcggttaaccgaccaaattcggttaatcggtcggttaaccgaattttttcggtcgggggttggttaatttttttatgatttttcggttaatggttaattcggttcgaaaccggtcggttaaccgaaaaaattaataaataaaattattcaacccagcccaaactcaattacccaacccaataaaactaaaactaaaactaaagtttaccaaattacccaatccaataaaactaaaactaaaagacaacccaatttactaaagtctaaaacccaatttactttaataatttataaattttttaaattttaaaaataaaaaataaaaaaattcaggtaattcgggtatttttcagtaattcggttaattcggttaattcgggtaatttttaaccaaaaataaaaaaaatacatactttttggttaattcggttaaccgaccttattaaccgaaaaaatttcggttcggttaattttttttaaaaaaaaatcggttcggttaacggttaaaaattttggaaggcCGGTTAATTCGAttatagtaatttcgggtcggttaactgAATGAACACCCCTACTTGTAAGATTCAGAAATGATGTCAATATAAGACATTTGAATAATAATTAAGCAACATATTGCGCCTTCAACCATGATATCACTAGGGCAAAGTACAATGGCCAAAGTCCTCGAGGAAGACAATACATTTGATTGTTGGGGATCAATCAACTATCTAGTAGACAATACttggaataaattatattattctagttaaaaataaagtaaatatcaTATATACATTCGAATGTATCTTAATTAcatccatataaatatatttatatgtaaatataagttttaaagttattaattaagtttaataatttaatttaataactattaattttaaatttaattatagaaattaaagtagttaaaataaaaaatattaaaagttagatttaaaatattaaaattttgtgtcAATAGGTATTGGCTGAAACGGGCTGaaatatgtcaaaattttaaccgagaaaacataaattatttggtATCGATTTAATACTATATAGTTGAATAATTAGGGAAAAGTTAATTTAAAGAGGTTGGAATTTTGAAGTAGCCACAAAAGCCCTTTTCTTAGGCTGATCATAAAGGGAACAACTTAAAAACCACTTTGATTCTATTCTCTGCATCCCAAAGGAAAGATGGTccttttgggttttaattttccAACCAAACATTTCGCCTTCTATGATCACCCTCACGATCCTTGCTGGCTTGTCAAAGTTCTAAACAACTTTTAGtccccattttcattttcaaacattaGCTTATTGGGTTAATATTTAATGTATTTGTTGATATCCGGTTCACTTTGTTTAGAACAAGGCGGAGAGCCATCTAGTTGGGTGGCTGAAGTTAGAGGTGAGATGAAATAAGTAAGAGAAAGGAGGGTGAAAGAGAGTTGGAGAGGAAAAATTGAAAAACTCCCTTTTTAACTACATCTTCgaattttatatatcatttttcTCTTAGCCCAAGGTGTCACGTGTCAATCTACTATTGGTGAGTCAAAGGTAAGTGGCCAATTGGTCTGATGATATGCACCTAGGTAAAGTGTCGTTATGATGCGCTTTGAGTCATCTCAGATGGGATGTAATAATAGAATTTTCGCGAGGCAATTAATGAATGGGGCTCGCTTATCAATAGCAAGTCTTTATAAGGGCCAAggctccaaaattttaaaaattctcattatactttttatttttatttttattttttgaaaattttagttaaactcttaaattttttttaaaattctcattaatctcatgaaaatttaattaaacctttaatttttttttaaaaaagttctcATTAAACccctaaaatatttaaaacttttacTAAACCCCTAAAAACTTAGTCCCGGGATCCACCACCGTAGCTCGTTGTTAAACAATGAGTTTTCACGAGGAATTCCTCTTAAGGGTCTATTCATACCACTCATAGGGTTGACCCTCCGATCCGTCCGAATGGAGTGTAACAGTATGGTATATCAGAGAAACAAATGAAAGCATATATCAATCTAATTTTTCTTTGATATAAAATGTTATCAAAAAAGGGAGTAGGATTTATAGATGCAAGTGGAGGGGTCAAAAACATGAATACCTTGATCAACCTAGCTTGGAAATGTTAAGCTGTACGGTATACGCATCGTAAAGGAAAGGAAAGCAATGCATTGTATTCCTTCCATTGCCAATCAAATACCACCTAATCACGTTGTCCCCATTTTTTTAATAGGAAAGAACATATCTTGACAGGCaggagatatatatatatatattccaattttataaattctaatatAAGTTTAGGATTGAGAGAAATACAAATTGATATGTCTTAATCAGCTTTATTTCATATACACCAATTAGCACCATGGAAGAAGAACCtttctttatttgtttcaaaCAAGCAGATGATGATAGTTTAATTTCTAGATTCTCAAAGGATTAACTCACAAATTATACCTCACCTTTTAAAGAAAACCGTTGACCAATCATATGGAGCCACGTCAATACCCATTTgttattttctaatatttatattaatattaatcaaaataattatgttaacatttaaaaaataaaaatttctctcCCCAAGAGAGAGGGAGACGGAGGGGAGAGAATCTTTTATGAGTCGGACCGAATTCGGACATAAACGTAAATAGACCTTATCATAAAGTCAAATATTCGAATTCAagctaaataagaaaaaataacgGACAAAgatgattaaaaaatttattaaaggaCAGAAgggaataatttttaattttatttatttatttcacaatttcattaaAGAAACAAATGGCCaatgatttcaaaattttgatacCTTTATTCTTTAACTCTTTAgaattacaaatattttattttctctaaaaACACCTTTTTGCTATTTTGTAAGGTGGGTTAGTCACAATATTATATTAGGGCTTGTAATGTAATATtctgaaatgaaattaaagtaatTAGATTCTCAATATTCTAATCATTCACAAAAAAGTtaaatgataaaatgagattcttAATACTCTTATTTTTTCAAGTATCAAAAATAATCGTGATGAAAATTGATATTGTTGGTTAAAACTATGATAAAAGTTCCTCCAAGGGAGGAGTACAAGGACGAGATCACAATAGTGTAGAGGAGGCCAGTTCAACTAAAAAGGTCGAAAGTCAAAACAAAGAGAAGAGGACAAACTAATTAAGGAGACAATTGCTCAGATTAACTTTAGGGTACTAAGAGATTGATCCCTTCTTCGTTGTTCATCAATGTATTTATAAGAGGGATCCCCGTATTCATTAATGTGGCATGGCACAATAAACGTTCAATCCCATCAAATGTTTGACAGAGAAGTCAACGACACATCTAGTGCTAACACATATCCGAGTGATAGAGGAATAGCCCCATCTTTCCCGAGTCAAACGAGAGGTTATAAAATAATCTTCAATGAAACATGTTCTGAATTTTGATTACGGCAAAAGGTTTGCCCTGACGGAGAAGATGAAGAAGCGCCTAATTCTTTCTAAAATAACTGGcataaatacaaaattttgggggaaatgtCGCCATGATGAAGCTTAAACAATGGCATCAATTCCAAGGTTTAAAATGGGTAATCTCAACCCTTACTCACATGTTTAATATTTATAGTTGAATACAATCAAATCCTTAATCAGCTTGGTAGCCACTCACCAACCAAACTACTTTTTTTGGAACAGTTTTCCAAGTTAAGGCACTTTTATTCAGTAGGAAATGAACGTATAAATGATAGGTAGCCGTTATTTTGTTTGAGAGCtatggataatgaaaaaaaaaacaatttgagaGCTATGGATGAGGAAAGagaatattcaatttaatcaggTTGACCATAATTTTTTAAGCTTATATTtcatcaataatttaaatattttagtccgaattaatttttaattttttggttttttagctTAGTCCTACCAAACACTGCTTTTAATCAAATTTCTAATGACCAAACAAACAATTCCTCAATCTCGTCCCATAAAGCACAACCAAATAAGATAGACTGATGATGATTAACTCCAATGTAAGGAACAAATAACATATCATAAATAGGATCAAAACCCATAACAAATTTTGAATTCTTGAATTG is a window of Gossypium hirsutum isolate 1008001.06 chromosome D08, Gossypium_hirsutum_v2.1, whole genome shotgun sequence DNA encoding:
- the LOC121219909 gene encoding two-component response regulator-like APRR5, which gives rise to MSYNISVPPDTFNEHFLFDLPLVPLYDSSSVYNLQSLMTQQNPMDESNCSDQLVSGSPLTDQLENLSLYQTTHFPSFSFDPNAANEYQSSSSLSFPAVKNEESLVDFDSAFNIDNVANYLQRSFSSNSFETKPNFPFQTAPNSLMEPQNFRGQTAFSLPENTFFAAHMRKVSSTGDLENMRNVNDNQRSTIENSLIEEVPFKVGRYNPEERQERISKYRAKRNLRNFNKTIKYACRKTLADNRPRVRGRFTRNDDTVETPKLACNSTRDEDEDELWALHEVEDEIMGRATFINSFSQQNQFPYHHGCF